The stretch of DNA ATCATTAAACAATTGAAAGGTTCAGTCTGTTTCGTTGGTTATTGCAAAGAAATTGCAAAACAATTCTGGTATGAAAACGATTTTTTATCCGAATTCAATCATCGATATGTGAGTATTACCCGCACAGGCAGCATTCCAAAAAGGAAGACTCGAACAGAGAAGAAATGGGAAGATAATGATACTCCCGAACATATGATGAAGTTAAGTTATCCACATAAACCACAATTCAACCGATTGGTAGGAGCATGAATTCCTACAAGCCAAGTGTGAAAACATCCCCATCTACCGAACAGACTGGACAAGATTGTGTTCCTATGTATGCTTCCAATACTAATAAACAAACATTTGACAGTGGCCAATGGCCTGGTAGACAGAAAGACTCATCACCCATGGTAATACTCACCCTGCGCCCGCTTCTGCACAGGCGACCCACAACATAGGCCCGGTATTGCTGGCACAACATTACACATCCACACCCATATAATCGTCAAGAGTAAGCAGTAAAACCCCATCCTTTTTTGCTGTCTTTTTCAGATTTTCAGTAAATCCGGATTTACTTATAAGGCAGAAATACTCCTTTCGACCTGGTAGCCACTTTACATAACCGGCTTTTTCCTTGAGTTTATGGTAAACATCAATGCTGGCCTTCTTGTCCTGCCATTTACATTCACAACACAGGATCTGCAATGTATCGTTGTTCACTGCCACTATGTCAATCTCATAGTCATTCTGCCCCTTAGCTGCCAGCGGGATTTTTCCCCATTGCCTGCCAATCTTATGAAAACTAAATGGCATTTCACCAGTTGAATTAAGATGTGTCAACATCTCTATGCTTATTTGCTCAAATGTTTCGCCAAGAAAGGTGTTGTAATTTTTCCCAACATCATCAATTGCCTGCATATAATCTCCCTGCTCCAATGAGTCCTTATGCAGCAGCACATACCTGAACCAGAAGCGCAGGAAATTGTCCTGGATACGATAGATGGTCTTTTTTGTTGTGGTTTTCTCTGTAACAGGATGCTCTTTTCTTACAAAACCCAGGCGTATAAGGGTTTCCAGATAATATGGCAGGTCCTTTGCCTCCATGAACGACCTGGCAGCAATATCCCCGGGCCTGGTTGCGCCCTTTGATATGGCAAAGAGGATGTTCATAAAAGTGGCAGGCTCCCGCAGTTCTTCGCGCAGCAGGAATTCGCCCTCTGCATAGAGTACGGTGTCCTTTGCGAACAGGTTGTGCTTGAGATTGTCTAGGAATGTGTTATTCGGATCAAAGAACTGCAGGTAAAACGGAACGCCTCCGGTGGCACCGAATATTTTCACCAGTTCATCCTGGGATAATCCAGGGAAGAATTCGTGGATATGCCGAAACAGGATTGGCTGTACTTTTATCTGGCCTGTCCTTCTGCCATACAGCGGACTTGAATATGCGAGTGTGCTTTTCTCAATCATGGACACTGACGAACCGCACAGTATGAGGTGGAATGGTCCGTCTTTTAGGATTTCATCGACTATCAACTGGAAAACTGAGGGGATTGAATCATCCTGCTGGACCAGGTAGGAAAATTCATCGATAATTATTACAAGTTTTTCTTTGCGGGTCCATTTTGTCTTTATGTAATTGAACACTTCGTCAAATGTTTCCAGGCTGGGTTCGAAGTCCTCGAAAAAGTCTGCGGCTTTTTTCCTGAACCTGTAGAGGTTTGACCTGGTGCCCCTTCTGTCTGCCAGAAAGTAGATGTGGGGCTTATCTTGCTGAAAATTGTGTATAAGTTCGGTCTTACCGACCCGGCGGCGGCCGTAGATGACTGTGAATGAGAAGGCTTTGTTTTGGTAATCACGGTTTAAGGATGAGAGTTCTTCTGTGCGGTTGATAAATTTACGGAGCATGTTTATTATGATTTAGTTTCGTATTATTATATAGTTATCGGATGTTAATTCTTATGATGGTAATCCGAATGTTGTTGGTAGGGAGGTTTCGGTATATTCAGATGACATTTTTATCAGTTCTTGGTTGGGATAAATGAGGTAAAGATTCAGATAAAATCAAATAATTCTTTTTGGTCAAGTTCATGGATAAAACGATTGCAATCATCACTGAATTTTTTACGGCTTTTCCAATGGTCAGTAATGGAAATACTCCACACATCTTCACTATTTTTCAGATAATTACTTAATTGTTTTCTTTTACATTGACGAAGGATTGCTCTTACTTTTTCAACCAGTGTATTTTGTACATTCTTATCCAGATTATCCCAAATATCATCCATAACTTCTTCCGTCAAATTCCTAACCTTAAATTTATTTCTTCCAGTTATTGAACGTGACATCAGTGTAGTGAAAATAAACGGAGCAATTCTTTTAACTGGACTGCTATCTGTGAATTTTAGTATCAAAGGAGCTTTAGATTTAATTTCAACCGATTCTGAAAATAAATCATTTAATTTAGGGTCTTTGAACGACCGCCCGTGGATTTGTTCAACAGTTTTATCCAAAATTACTTGTGGGTAATCTATCCCCTTCCTAGTCAATTTCTCTTTTAAATGTATTAGATTATCTCGTCCAAATATACCAACATCCAATTCTAAATTTTCTGAAGGAATATCTATACCTTTCTCAATTAAGTGACGCACTTGGATTGAGTCATACCTGCTTAAATTACTCCCAATTTTAAACTTTCCACCTTTGCATTCTGCGAATAATCCCATATTCTCAGACATGAAAAGAATATCTGGATTAATAGAGTCAGGAACACCAATTATTGGTTCGATTCTTGAAAGTTTATACCCTGCTTTAAAAAGATGGTTTGGATATGATTCGAAATTGTAAGCAAGTCCTAATACTGCATTTATAATATCAAGATGATCAAAAGACTGATCCGTGTTCGTCAAAAATCATCACTCCTGGATCTAAATAATGTTGAATATTTGTATATAATCTAAAGACCATATTTCCACAAGCATTTTCTGGCAAATATAACCGACCATATTTTTGCATCAAATCCATGCTAAATTTATCACCTGTATGAACGTCCACTCCAGCAATTCTTAAGAAATCATCAGTCTGATCATGGATAACACCCCATAATTTGAAGGGGTGCGTCGAATTGATAATTTTTTCGGAGAGATGGTGGATATCATAATTTTTAGTGAATTTTATTTCAAATGGGCTTCCACTCACAACTTGACCACATGCTGATTTTGTTAAAGACATCCTGTTATTTTCAATCTCTTTCATTTTGGTACTATAATCATCTATGATTTTGTCAACAAAACGAATATGTTCTTCGATATCGGTTCCTTTATTCACCGTGATTTTACCATCGAAAAAAACCTCATCTAAAAATTTTACTTTGTGATTATCTATATTAAGCACTCTAGTAGAAGTTTTTGTTAAAGGATAATTGTTCTCTTGTAATAACTTAAAAAGATTTTTTGATGGTTTTGTTCCTCTTGACCACAATCTCATGGTCAGTTGGGAAATATCATCTTCCCCTAATTCATCTTCGTTGAATATTTCTTGTTTGAATTTTATTGAGAAACCAACATTGACTAACGTACTTTCAATGTTATCTAGCATTTGATGAGGCATCCATAAACTATCAAGTAAAAGCAGGTTTGTGAATTTATCCATGAATTTATCAATCGTTTCACTGTTCTCCATATTGTACAATTTCCAGAATCTATCAAAAAACGTGTCTATATATAAGACAAATCTTTGGCTGTTGTTGCGCACAATTAGGCCAAATAAGAATTTATCGTCAGTTGGTTTTATCTCTATATGATATCCATCGAATGTTAGGGGTATTTTGTCAATGTTGCAGTTTGATTCAATAATATTAGTTTTTACATTATACTCTGAACATTCTTCATGTTCTTCCAATGATCGGAGATTTGCGTCAATGGTCCTTTCCATTTGCTTATGAAGTTCACCCCTGGATTTTATCATCTTCTTGACCACCTATTAAACTAAAATAACATTTGAAAGATGAATATGCTTTATGTTTAAGATTTTATGTGTCATGAGCTCTCTCTTCTTTCATCATGCATATTGTACATAACATATATGTTTCACTTCTCGTTCATAATTCTTATCCCAAATCTTCACATTATTAGGGAAATTAAAATTCTCCCCCGTATTGAACGGCGGGTCGATATAAATCAGATCAATCTGCCCCCCATACCCCTGCGCAAGCAGCGCCTGCATCACCAGCAGATTATCGCCCCATATCAGCCGGTTTGGTTGGCTGGAAATCTCATCCTCACCAAAATCAAAGAAACTTATCAGGTTGCCGGTCGCCTTCTTCGGATACACTTCCTCTGCAGTCTGGAACTCAAGGTCTTTGGGCAAGGGTTCACGGCGCGGCTTAGATGCCCAGATAAGGCGGGCAGTATCTTTCTGGCACTTTTTCTCACTGCGGAATTGTAGCCGTTCTTCCTGGACTGTGAATTCCGGGTCAGGTTCGGTATATTCGGATGACATTTTTATCAGACCTTATTTGAAAGTAATAAAAATATGCGGATAATAAATTTTCTATATTGTTTATTACCAAGAAACTTAAACCATAATTATGGTTTAATCATTAAATAAACTTACTGAGTTTCCGCAGTAAACAACCAGACGATTTAACCGAATCTTTGCGGTGAATTATTGTTAAAGACTATCCTCATGCTGTTGTGTTTCAAACTTTACATTTCAATTTTTAAAACCGCAAAGTTCGCAAAGAGCGCAAAGAAAAATTTAACCTAATAAGTGAAAAAATGTGAAACTGCCCTGACATCTCACCCATGGAAATACTCACCCTGCGCCCGCTTCTGCACAGGCGACCCACAAGGCTCAGCCCCAGGCACACCTACAGCATCAGCCCGGCACTGCTGGCACAGCCTGAACTGCGGCAGGTACTTCCCGGCCACATCGCGTACCTGCTTCAGGTCATCACAGGTCGGAGGCTCAGAGTTCTCGAAATCATATAAAGGTATCAGCGGGATAATGTTCATAATATAAGCCCCGTACTCAGCAGCCTTTTTAGCAATATCTTCGATCTCATCCATATTAATATCAGGCAGCAGCACCGTATTGATCTTGACCACAAACCCTGCCTCGACAGCAGCCTTGACACCTTCCCACTGTTTCTCAAGCAAAAGTTCGGCAGCTTCCAGGCCCTTGTAGGTCTTATCGTGGTACCTCACCCATTTGTATATCTTAGCAGCAGTCTCGGGATTGACAGCGTTCACAGTCACTGTCACACTATTAAGACCCACAGCCTTCAACTCATCGATCTTCTCGCTGAGCAGCAGCCCGTTGGATGCAATACACTTGATAAGGTCAGGATGTTTCTCATTCACCATGCGCAGGGTCTCAAAGGTAGCATCATTGGCCAGGGACTCGGCAGGGCCTGCAATACCAACCACCTTCAGGTTATCCATCTCCTTTACATACTTATCCACCTGCTCCAGCGCCTCCTTGGGCGTCATGATACTACTGCTTACTCCAGGCCTGTGCTCGCATTTATCAATGGAGCGGACACAGTATCCGCACTGGATATTGCATTTGGGTGCCACAGGCAGGTGGATGCGTGCGGTCTTGAAGTGCATCTTCTCATTGTAACAGGGATGTACGCTTGTTAAGTGTGAATATTTGGAGCCTATATTGCCCCAGCGTTCTTCTTTCATATTTTCAGCCTCGTCGGTTTTTATTGAAATGATTTACCTTAAACCCTCTGGATTATCATCTTGCGCACTTCTTTGGCATCGGCACGGCCTTTGGTCTTCTTCATTACCTGACCCATCAGGAAATTAACAGCTTCCTGCTTGCCATTCTGGTAATCAGCCACTGCGCCTGGATTCTCGGATATGACCTCTTCCACCG from ANME-2 cluster archaeon encodes:
- a CDS encoding ATP-binding protein, with the protein product MLRKFINRTEELSSLNRDYQNKAFSFTVIYGRRRVGKTELIHNFQQDKPHIYFLADRRGTRSNLYRFRKKAADFFEDFEPSLETFDEVFNYIKTKWTRKEKLVIIIDEFSYLVQQDDSIPSVFQLIVDEILKDGPFHLILCGSSVSMIEKSTLAYSSPLYGRRTGQIKVQPILFRHIHEFFPGLSQDELVKIFGATGGVPFYLQFFDPNNTFLDNLKHNLFAKDTVLYAEGEFLLREELREPATFMNILFAISKGATRPGDIAARSFMEAKDLPYYLETLIRLGFVRKEHPVTEKTTTKKTIYRIQDNFLRFWFRYVLLHKDSLEQGDYMQAIDDVGKNYNTFLGETFEQISIEMLTHLNSTGEMPFSFHKIGRQWGKIPLAAKGQNDYEIDIVAVNNDTLQILCCECKWQDKKASIDVYHKLKEKAGYVKWLPGRKEYFCLISKSGFTENLKKTAKKDGVLLLTLDDYMGVDV
- a CDS encoding radical SAM protein, translated to MKEERWGNIGSKYSHLTSVHPCYNEKMHFKTARIHLPVAPKCNIQCGYCVRSIDKCEHRPGVSSSIMTPKEALEQVDKYVKEMDNLKVVGIAGPAESLANDATFETLRMVNEKHPDLIKCIASNGLLLSEKIDELKAVGLNSVTVTVNAVNPETAAKIYKWVRYHDKTYKGLEAAELLLEKQWEGVKAAVEAGFVVKINTVLLPDINMDEIEDIAKKAAEYGAYIMNIIPLIPLYDFENSEPPTCDDLKQVRDVAGKYLPQFRLCQQCRADAVGVPGAEPCGSPVQKRAQGEYFHG